The Streptomyces sp. GSL17-111 region CCGAGAGGTCGCTTCGGCGTTTTGTCGACTTCCCGATATGACGAGAGCTCAAACTCCCTCGTGCGAGGAAGAGTTGACGTTCCTCGTTGACTCGAAACAGCGGAAGGGCCCGGAGTCGATGACTCCGGGCCCTTCCGTGCAGTAGCGGGGACAGGATTTGAACCTGCGACCTCTGGGTTATGAGCCCAGCGAGCTACCGAGCTGCTCCACCCCGCGCCGTTGTGTAGACCACACTACCACGGCGCGGGGCGGCCCCTTCAGCGCGGCCGCGTGCCCTCCGTCACGCCTCTCCGGCGTCGTCTCCGCCGCCGGCTTCCTCCCCGCCGCCACCGGCTTCCTCCCCGCTGCCCCGGGCGTCCTCAGCCCGCTGCAGGGCGTCCTGGAGATCCTCCTGGGCGCGACCGTACGCCTCCCAGTCACCCTCCTGGAGGGCCTGCTCTCCGGCTTCGTACGCGTCCTGGGCGTCCTGCAGTGCCTCGGCCAGTGCCGTCGGGTCAGTGGGCTCCGACGGCTCGGAGGGCTCCTCCTCCGGCTGCTCCTCCTCCGGCTGCTCCTCCTCCGGCTGCTCCGGCCGCTGTTCCTCCGGCGGCTCGCCCTCGCCGCTGACCGCGAAGACCTCGTTGAGCGCGTCGGACAAGGTGTTCTCGTAGGCGATCTCGCCTCCGTAGGCGGCCAGCACCTTGCGCATGCGCGGGTAGTTGGTGTCCGCACCGCGGACGTACAGCGGCTCGACGTAGAGCATGCCCTCGTCCATGGGGATCGTCAGCAGGTTGCCGTACTCGACCTCCGAGTCACCTCTTTCGAGGATGTTGATGGACTCGGCGATCTCCGGATCGGAGTTGAACCGGCTCTGCACCTGCTGCGGCCCCGACACCTCCACGGAGGTGGGCACCTTGAGGACGCGGATCGTGCCGTAGTCGTCCGTCTCGGCGTCGGACTCCACCGCCATGAAGGCGCCCAGCGTCTCCCTGTTGTTGGGATTGAAGGTGGTGGTCAGCGAGAAGCTCTTCTCGTCCTGGCCGGGCATCTTCATGCTGAGGTAGTACGGCGGTACGGGCTCGTTGTCCCGCGTCGTGTCCGTCGGGATCTGCCAGCGCTCGCTGCCGCTGTAGAACTGGCTGGCGCTCTCCACGTGGTACCGCGTCAGCAGCTCGCGCTGGACCTTGAACAGGTCCTGCGGGTAGCGCAGGTGGTCCAGCAGGTCGTCACTGATCTCCGATCGCGGCTCGACCGTGCCGGGGAACGCCTTCATCCACGTCTTCAGCACCGGGTCCTTGGTGTCCCACTCGTACAGCTTCACCTCACCGCTGTAGGCGTCCACGGTGGCCTTGACCGAGTTGCGGATGTAGTTGACCTGGTCCTGCTGGGCGAGCACCGTGCGCTGGCCGTCGGTCAGCGCGTCCTGCGTGGTGTCCCCCAGGGTCGTGCGGGAGGAGTACGGGTAGCCGTTCGACGTCGTGTAGGCGTCGACGATCCACTGGATCTTCCCGTCGACCACGGCCGGGTACGGGTCACCGTCGATCGTCAGCCACGGGGCGACCGCCTCGACCCGCTCCTTGGGCGTGCGGTTGTAGAGGATGCGCGAACCGTCGCCGATGGCACCGGAGTACAGGATCTTCGGCTCACCGAAGGCCATGGCGTACGCCGCCCGGTTGAACGTCCCGGAGATGTCGACGCCGCTCTTGCCCTCGTAGGTGTACAGCTTCTCCTGGTCGTCGGCGACGTAGTCCAGCTCCTGCTGCGGCCCGCCGACGATGGAGTACATCGTCGTCTTCTCGCCGTAGTAGACACGCGGCTGGTAGTCGGGGAGCTGGCCCTGGGGAGGCAGGTCGCTCTCGGTGAAGACCGGGGTGCCACCGCCCTCCTCGTAGTCCACCTCGGTGCCCTTGGCCGCGACGACCCCGTAGCCGTGGGTGTACTTGAAGTGGTTGTTGATCCAGTTGCCCTCGGGGACTCCGGCGATGTTGATCTCGCGGAGGCCGACGACCGTGTCCTGCTCCTCGCCGTTCGGCCCTTCGTAGCGGTCCACGTCGAGGTTCTCGGGGAAGGTGTAGTAGCCGCGCACCTGCTGCGACTGGCGGAAGGCCGGGGAGACGACGTTCGGGTCCAGCAGGCGGATGCTGGCGGTGTCACTCACCGCGTCCCGCTCCCGCTGGTTGTTCTCCTGCGTCTCGCCCTCGTCGGCCTCGGCCTCCTCCTGGGACTGACCCTCGTAGTCCCGGTACTCGACGCCGTCGATGCCGTACGCCTGGCGCGTGGCCTCCATGTTCTTCTGGATGTACGGCGTCTCCTTGGCCTGCTGGTTCGGCTGGACCTGGAAGCGCTCGACGATCGCCGGGTAGAGCCCGCCGATCAGGATGGCGGACAGGACCAGCAGCCCCAGGCCGATCATCGGCAGCTGCCACGTGCGGCGCCACAGGGCGGCGAAGAACAGCAGCGCGCAGATCCCGGCGATGAAGAAGAGGATCGTCTTGGCCGGAAGGTAGGCGTTCGCGTCGGTGTAGCGCAGCCCCGTCCAGTCGTCGGTGCCCCGGATGTCGCTGGACTTCACCGCGAGCCCGTAGCGGTCCAGCCAGTAGGCCACGGCCTTCAGCGCGACGAAGAGGCCGAGCAGCACCGACAGGTGGCCCGTCGCCTGCGTCGTGGCCCGTGCGCCGGGCGTCGTCAGGCGGAGGCCGCCGTAGAGGTAGTGCACGAGTGCCGCGGCGATCAGCGACAGGACGACCACGGCGAAGCCGAAGCTCAGCAGGAACCGGTAGAACGGCAGGTCGAAGGCGAAGAACGAGATGTCCTTGCCGAACTGCGCGTCCTGCTCACCGAACGAGGTGCCGTTCACCCACATGAGCCAGGTGCGCCACTGGCCTGAGGCCGAGGCCCCGGCGATGAGGGCCACCAGAGCGGTGACGCCGATCAGTATCCACTTCTTGAACGGCGCGACGGCCATCCGGTAGCGGTCCAGGCTCTGCTGCTCCAGCGACATCGCACTCAGCGGCGGACGCAGCCGGTGCGCGAGCCAGATGTTCAGCCCGACCGCGAGGCCCATGACGACGCCGAAGACGGCGAACAGG contains the following coding sequences:
- a CDS encoding UPF0182 family membrane protein, with product MPDRGSGGPTGPRIRVGQPSRRAKTLLVTAGVLAVLAMLFVMFAGFWTDWLWYRSLDYTTVFTTTLWTKIGLFAVFGVVMGLAVGLNIWLAHRLRPPLSAMSLEQQSLDRYRMAVAPFKKWILIGVTALVALIAGASASGQWRTWLMWVNGTSFGEQDAQFGKDISFFAFDLPFYRFLLSFGFAVVVLSLIAAALVHYLYGGLRLTTPGARATTQATGHLSVLLGLFVALKAVAYWLDRYGLAVKSSDIRGTDDWTGLRYTDANAYLPAKTILFFIAGICALLFFAALWRRTWQLPMIGLGLLVLSAILIGGLYPAIVERFQVQPNQQAKETPYIQKNMEATRQAYGIDGVEYRDYEGQSQEEAEADEGETQENNQRERDAVSDTASIRLLDPNVVSPAFRQSQQVRGYYTFPENLDVDRYEGPNGEEQDTVVGLREINIAGVPEGNWINNHFKYTHGYGVVAAKGTEVDYEEGGGTPVFTESDLPPQGQLPDYQPRVYYGEKTTMYSIVGGPQQELDYVADDQEKLYTYEGKSGVDISGTFNRAAYAMAFGEPKILYSGAIGDGSRILYNRTPKERVEAVAPWLTIDGDPYPAVVDGKIQWIVDAYTTSNGYPYSSRTTLGDTTQDALTDGQRTVLAQQDQVNYIRNSVKATVDAYSGEVKLYEWDTKDPVLKTWMKAFPGTVEPRSEISDDLLDHLRYPQDLFKVQRELLTRYHVESASQFYSGSERWQIPTDTTRDNEPVPPYYLSMKMPGQDEKSFSLTTTFNPNNRETLGAFMAVESDAETDDYGTIRVLKVPTSVEVSGPQQVQSRFNSDPEIAESINILERGDSEVEYGNLLTIPMDEGMLYVEPLYVRGADTNYPRMRKVLAAYGGEIAYENTLSDALNEVFAVSGEGEPPEEQRPEQPEEEQPEEEQPEEEPSEPSEPTDPTALAEALQDAQDAYEAGEQALQEGDWEAYGRAQEDLQDALQRAEDARGSGEEAGGGGEEAGGGDDAGEA